The Branchiostoma floridae strain S238N-H82 chromosome 1, Bfl_VNyyK, whole genome shotgun sequence sequence CAACCTGTCTATATAATGATTAGCGATGAAATGTTACAAACTTCCAGGGTGCGATCAAAATAGCGGTTGTTGAGTATGTCTTGTTTAACCCTGGTGTTACTTCTATTATGTTGGTAGAGATGACATTGGACAGTAATTAGCAACaaactagcctgtgtttacacaagctctctgagggccggccgctaggggcgcgattttagtcaggctagcaacaaacatatttcaaacatactCTTTTCAAGTGACAAGTGTCCCCTCGTTTgctacaatgttttttttttctagcgtTGAAAGAAGGAAGCCCAAGCAACAGATCAGCCACCACTCAACAAAGTAATGGTAGAGTTTTACCATATCTTTGAATAATAAAACAACAGAGACGCCAATATGTGGTGTGTCCCATATTCTGAGTCAGCCTATTATTTAGAACAGGTAGGCCAGAATTAATGTGGACTTTTAAAAGAACTGCCCGGTGCACAAATAGCCGAGCGAAAGGTGGCCATGGGCCACTGAGCATTAGCCAAACCAACCCATCGGACGACTGCCCATATGCGGTCATTGACCCCATGAATGCAATTCTTTCCACGCATCACAAGGTGCGCCGTAGGCTGTTGTAAGCGTTGAAATATGTCATAAATTCAGTCATCAGATACATCGCAGACAGATAATGATGCAAACTGGTGAACCTTGATTTATCTTAGCGATGATATTTACGACTTTACAAACACATGTTCTGGTTTGATGCAACCCCAGCCTTGGGCTGCTATGAGGAATGCCCGATGGACTATGCTTTcgacatttttgcattttgcgacttgcagtcgcaaaatgccttctggccagtgtagtcgccgttgtgatgttgagatgaacggacctgttcaatccatgccaaacatttgtatacctgttaaaacaggcatttcttcaacatgttcgcactagcgcagtggtaaagtttacgcattctgcatttcttcaacatgttcgcactagcgcagtggtaaagtttacgcattctaaaccaatgcacccggttcgaatccggggaggtagatttttttcaactttttttttcttttttacatccattaaaatactaatttttacatccatttggccacaccaatttatttctttggttaacggattcgccgcttcgttttcttgccgaatagaaataaaaattaaaaaaaaaaattaaaaatgccccgcaacagagctcactcaaaaacaggcaatgtgtagtgaaatttgctggcgtctagatctgctgcagttcaggcacatatgtgaatctctccatgcgccaatatcaggtttagttactctgttctatttatatgacattctaataactagaaaaaaacgttcacacacgcaaacattggcaaaatgccagcttttttaaaagcacttgtttaaagTGGAATGCAACTGGCTCCTCGATGGTATAGGACAAAAGGTTGAGCTTTTGTATGACCAATTTCTTCTTTATCGATGTTCTGAACGGGCCAACTNNNNNNNNNNNNNNNNNNNNNNNNNNNNNNNNNNNNNNNNNNNNNNNNNNNNNNNNNNNNNNNNNNNNNNNNNNNNNNNNNNNNNNNNNNNNNNNNNNNNNNNNNNNNNNNNNNNNNNNNNNNNNNNNNNNNNNNNNNNNNNNNNNNNNNNNNNNNNNNNNNNNNNNNNNNNNNNNNNNNNNNNNNNNNNNNNNNNNNNNNNNNTGCTTACCACAGATCAACTCACGTTAGGGTCGTGCGATTGTCGTGCGATGGCAAACTCAGGGCATTTGTAAATTGTAGTGCAGTCGTGCACGTGTCGACGTCGTCCTGCAAAATTAGCAATCTAGCTACGGAAACGGCTATCTTAGACCCTTAACTACTTGGTTTTGTCATACCTCACTTTAGGAAATCGTGGAAATCgtcatcaaaatcgtacgactaCCTGCGCGACGAATGTGACTATACCGTTAGCAGGTCTTGGTGTTATCGTGAATGTGTGAGTGGTCTATTAACTGTACCCCAATCAATGCCTGTATGCTTGTTTAAATAAGTTACACACAATCATTATCCACCCATCCTTTAATGTCTTCAGAACACCAGCTAAGTACTACTCTCCAACATTTACTAGTAATGTCCACCTCACTTATCCACCAAGTACCATACCTGGTGCGCTAAATATGAGTGCGCTAAATAAAAAGTTTCTGTTTCTTTATGCTAAAAAAGGATCCATCCACTGTTCATAGTGTTAAGGGCCCTCAGTAAAAGtgcaaacgaaaaaaaaacgagaTTGTACGTTACATAACGGCACACAGAGACTAAGTGACGCACATCCATAATCAGTGTTAAAGACACTGCTGTACGTTTTAATTAGGAGCCATATTGTGTAACTATAAGTTTACGGGAGAAATAGGAGTCAATCTTGAGCGATAAACTAAGTGTGCAGAATCCCATTATGTGTAGACGAAAACAACGCGCCTGCGATTGTTGTGGCTCAACATGCGCGCGCTCTGTTGTTCCAACTTAAATCAAGCAAAGGTGAGTGTGTAGATCTGCTTGGTACAGTAGATGGTTATCGAGTCCAGCCCGTCGCCAGGCCAGGTGATCTTTTGGGACCACACCGCCTCCCGACACTCCCCAGGGAGGATTTCCACCTTATAGCCCAGCTTCTCGAAGTAGTGATCGAAGAAACTCAGCGTCTTCCCTCTCTCCTTCTCCGACATCTCTCCCATGGATACTTCTGGCAGGGGACACTTGTGGTCCTTGTGACTCTCGTCTTGTTGGAAGTCGTGAGGTTTGTAGTAGCTGCCAGTGGACACGCCAGTGCTTCCCTCGAGATGTACGGACTCCCAGCACGGCTCCTGGTCGAACTGGAGAACCACGCGGCTGGTCCTGCTCAGGGTGTCCGCAAACTTCTTCAGGACAAGGTCGGCGATCTCGTCGGCCTTATCCTGGGCGGCTGGGCACTGCTCGGCCCACCTGGCGACCTCTTCCTCCTCGCGGATCGGCCTGTACCGGCGGAGGATGTCGGCGAGGGGTTTGATGCCGTAGTAGAGCGCCTCCTGGTAGACGTCTTTGACCTGGGAAGGAAAAAGTCATCAAACTTCACGGCAAAACTTTTTCGTTCGAAATTGCGATGTAAAGGTGGGCACGTTATCGAACATCAAAACGCTTGCTATCTTCGTCTTATACTGGCGCCTAAAAACCAAAGAGTTTCTTAAGTATTTCAGAACAATGAATGTTTACAGCGATTTACTGGCACATATAGCATGAcgattattttatttttgtaggTAGGCTCTTTGCATAACTATTATGTCTGTACAACTCTCATGGTGATTAGAAGGCAACGACCAGAAGACTCCTCCCTGGAGTCCTGGCTACAGGTCTTGTCTCACCTTGTCTAGAGGAGGAAGTCTGCTGCTGTCACGCAGGAAGTTCAGGATGTGGCCGAAGTTGGTGCCGTCTCGTTCGATGAAGTAGCGATCGTCTTTGTCCTTCACAACAATATGGCGGCCGCTGAACATGGCCGCCAGCATGGACTCCTCGTGCTTGCGCAGTACCGGCAGGGTGCTGGTGTAGTGATGGCCGCCCACGTTCAGAGGGACGATGAAGTGAAACTGGGAAAACAAAATCGCACATTGTTATCGCTTTATCGTATGGTTTGCCTCAGGCTCCTGACGCATATCGAAACAATGCAGATACCATGCCCATTTGATACCTTCTAGACTTTCATAATGTTATGATTTACGAACTGACAGCTAATTTAGAACAGCGTCGCCGGAATCTGCTGTTGACATATGTATCTGCGTACTATACGATCGACTTTAATAGATGATGGCGTTGTCATGGGAGTTTACTTCTTGGCTTGCTTGAGTTTTTTCTCGTGGCCTCGCTGCGTAGACCCTAAATCAAGAACCCTGGTATTTGAGAGTGATTCTGTCAACGCATAATACCCCATCAAGACCTACCTGCGGAGTGTCCGCATTATGTGCCCCGTTTCTGTAACGCTGAAGAGGCATG is a genomic window containing:
- the LOC118422138 gene encoding BTB/POZ domain-containing protein KCTD7-like isoform X2, which translates into the protein MQTSTRTASTLQQTEQVLTMPLQRYRNGAHNADTPQFHFIVPLNVGGHHYTSTLPVLRKHEESMLAAMFSGRHIVVKDKDDRYFIERDGTNFGHILNFLRDSSRLPPLDKVKDVYQEALYYGIKPLADILRRYRPIREEEEVARWAEQCPAAQDKADEIADLVLKKFADTLSRTSRVVLQFDQEPCWESVHLEGSTGVSTGSYYKPHDFQQDESHKDHKCPLPEVSMGEMSEKERGKTLSFFDHYFEKLGYKVEILPGECREAVWSQKITWPGDGLDSITIYCTKQIYTLTFA
- the LOC118422138 gene encoding BTB/POZ domain-containing protein KCTD7-like isoform X3 yields the protein MQTSTRTASTLQQTEHVLTMPLQHYRNGAHNADTPQFHFIVPLNVGGHHYTSTLPVLRKHEESMLAAMFSGRHIVVKDKDDRYFIERDGTNFGHILNFLRDSSRLPPLDKVKDVYQEALYYGIKPLADILRRYRPIREEEEVARWAEQCPAAQDKADEIADLVLKKFADTLSRTSRVVLQFDQEPCWESVHLEGSTGVSTGSYYKPHDFQQDESHKDHKCPLPEVSMGEMSEKERGKTLSFFDHYFEKLGYKVEILPGECREAVWSQKITWPGDGLDSITIYCTKQIYTLTFA
- the LOC118422138 gene encoding BTB/POZ domain-containing protein KCTD7-like isoform X1 — its product is MQTSTRTASTLQQTEHVLTMPLQHYRNGAHNNADTPQFHFIVPLNVGGHHYTSTLPVLRKHEESMLAAMFSGRHIVVKDKDDRYFIERDGTNFGHILNFLRDSSRLPPLDKVKDVYQEALYYGIKPLADILRRYRPIREEEEVARWAEQCPAAQDKADEIADLVLKKFADTLSRTSRVVLQFDQEPCWESVHLEGSTGVSTGSYYKPHDFQQDESHKDHKCPLPEVSMGEMSEKERGKTLSFFDHYFEKLGYKVEILPGECREAVWSQKITWPGDGLDSITIYCTKQIYTLTFA